The Trichosurus vulpecula isolate mTriVul1 chromosome 4, mTriVul1.pri, whole genome shotgun sequence genome contains a region encoding:
- the ACADM gene encoding medium-chain specific acyl-CoA dehydrogenase, mitochondrial, whose protein sequence is MAAAVLMRGVRALQGKCPGFWRAQHTRAQPTAGPALGFNFELTEQQKEFQDTARKFAREEIMPVAAEYDRTGEYPVPLIKRAWELGLINTHIPESYGGLGLGIFDACLITEELAYGCTGVQTAIEANSLGQMPVIIAGNEQQQKKYLGRMTEELMMCAYCVTEPGAGSDVAGLQTRAEKKGNEYVINGQKMWITNGGKANWYFLLARSDPDPKAPASKAFTGFIIEADTPGIQIGRKEMNMGQRCSDTRGIIFEDVVVPKENVLIGEGSGFKIAMGAFDKTRPPVAAGAVGLAQRALDEATKYALERKTFGRHLVEHQAVSFLLAEMAMKVELARLAYQRAAWEVDSGRRNTYHASIAKAFAGDIANQLASDAVQIFGGNGFNSEYPVEKLMRDAKIFQIYEGTAQIQRLIIAREHLNKYKN, encoded by the exons ATGGCCGCGGCAGTGCTGATGCGCGGGGTCCGG GCGTTGCAGGGCAAGTGTCCCGGCTTCTGGAGGGCCCAGCACACGAGGGCGCAGCCCACCGCCGGGCCGGCGCTGGGCTTCAACTTCG AGCTCACCGAGCAGCAGAAGGAATTCCAAGACACAGCTCGCAAGTTCGCCAGGGAAGAGATCATGCCAGTGGCCGCTGAGTACGACAGAACTGGCGAG TATCCTGTTCCTCTTATAAAAAGAGCTTGGGAGCTCGGGCTGATCAACACACACATTCCAGAGAGTTATG GTGGCCTTGGCCTTGGGATTTTTGATGCTTGCCTTATTACAGAAGAATTGGCGTATGGATGCACGGGCGTTCAGACTGCCATTGAAGCTAATTCTTTAGGA CAAATGCCTGTTATCATTGCGGggaatgaacagcaacaaaagaaaTACCTCGGGAGGATGACCGAGGAGCTGATGATGTGT GCTTACTGTGTAACAGAACCTGGAGCAGGCTCTGATGTGGCTGGTTTACAGACCAGAGCAGAGAAGAAAGGCAATGAGTACGTTATTAATGGCCAAAAGATGTGGATAACCAACGGAGGAAAAGCCAACTG gtattttcTTTTGGCTCGGAGTGACCCTGATCCCAAGGCGCCTGCTAGTAAAGCCTTTACTGGATTTATTATCGAGGCAGACACCCCAGGAATCCAGATtggaagaaag GAGATGAACATGGGCCAGCGCTGCTCAGACACCAGAGGGATCATCTTTGAAGATGTGGTTGTGCCCAAAGAGAACGTCCTCATCGGGGAAGGCAGTGGCTTCAAAATTGCAATGGGTGCTTTTGATAAAACCAGGCCTCCG GTCGCCGCTGGTGCTGTTGGGCTTGCACAGAGAGCTTTGGACGAAGCTACCAAGTATGCCTTGGAGAGGAAGACCTTTGGAAGGCACCTCGTGGAG CACCAGGCAGTGTCATTTTTGCTGGCTGAAATGGCTATGAAGGTGGAACTTGCTAGATTGGCTTACCAGCGAGCAGCGTGGGAAGTTGATTCGGGGCGCCGCAATACCTACCATGCTTCTATCGCCAAGGCGTTTGCTGGCGACATTGCCAACCAGCTGGCTAGTGATGCTGTGCAGATTTTTGGAGGCAATGGATTTAATAGTGAATACCCAGTGGAAAAACTAATGAGAGATGCCAAaattttccag ATTTACGAAGGGACAGCTCAGATCCAGAGGTTGATCATAGCTCGAGAACACCTCAACAAGTACAAGAATTGA
- the RABGGTB gene encoding geranylgeranyl transferase type-2 subunit beta, whose amino-acid sequence MTWGTGRCPRPFLPDSAMGTPEKDVVLRPDAPDTLLLDKHAGYISSYGAKKDDYEYCMSEYLRMSGIYWGLTVMDLMGQLHRMNREEILTFIKACQHECGGISASLGHDPHLLYTLSAIQILTLYDSLNVIDVNKVVEYVQSLQKEDGSFAGDIWGEIDTRFSFCAVATLALLGKLDAINIEKAIEFVLSCMNFDGGFGCRPGSESHAGQIYCCTGFLAITSQLHQVNSDLLGWWLCERQLPSGGLNGRPEKLPDVCYSWWVLASLKIIGRLHWIDREKLRGFILACQDEETGGFADRPGDMVDPFHTLFGIAGLSLLGDEQIKPVNPVFCMPEEALRRINVQPELVN is encoded by the exons ATGACTTGGGGTACCGGCCGCTGTCCTCGCCCTTTCCTTCCGGACTCCGCCATG GGGACGCCCGAGAAGGACGTGGTGCTGAGGCCGGACGCGCCGGACACGCTGCTGCTGGACAAGCACGCCGGCTACATCTCGTCTTACGGGGCCAAAAAGGACGACTAC GAATACTGTATGTCTGAATACTTGAGGATGAGTGGAATCTACTGGGGACTAACAGTGATGGATCTAATGGGACAGCTTCATCGGATGAATCGAGAGGAAATCCTCACATTCATAAAGGCATGCCAGCATGAGTGTGGTGGTATCAGTGCCAGCCTCGGCCATGATCCTCACCTTTTGTACACTCTTAGTGCTATTCAG ATTCTTACTCTTTATGATAGTCTTAATGTTATTGATGTAAATAAAGTTGTTGAATATGTGCAAAGTCTACAGAAAGAAGATGGGTCCTTTGCTGGAGACATCTGGG GAGAGATTGATACAAGATTTTCTTTTTGTGCTGTGGCAACGTTAGCCCTTCTG GGGAAGCTAGATGCCATCAATATTGAAAAGGCAATAGAATTCGTTTTATCCTGCATGAACTTTGATGGTGGATTTGGGTGCAGACCAGGCTCTGAGTCCCATGCTGGGCAG ATCTATTGTTGCACAGGATTTCTGGCTATCACTAGCCAGTTGCATCAAGTCAATTCTGATTTGCTTGGTTGGTGGCTTTGTGAACGCCAGTTACCATCTGGTGGACTCAATGGACGACCAGAGAAG TTACCAGATGTATGTTATTCTTGGTGGGTCTTGGCTTCTTTGAAAATAATTGGAAGGCTTCACTGGATTGACCGAGAAAAATTGCGCGGTTTCATCTTAGCTTGTCAAGATGAAGAGACTGGAGGATTTGCAGATAGGCCAGGGGATATG GTGGACCCTTTTCATACTTTATTTGGAATTGCTGGACTTTCTCTCTTAGGAGATGAACAAATCAAGCCAGTCAATCCTGTGTTTTGCATGCCTGAGGAAGCACTTCGAAGAATAAATGTTCAGCCAGAACTTGTGAACTAG